A genome region from Polyodon spathula isolate WHYD16114869_AA chromosome 19, ASM1765450v1, whole genome shotgun sequence includes the following:
- the LOC121294337 gene encoding C-myc promoter-binding protein-like isoform X3 yields the protein MMEDKGFRVADYFVVAGLTDSSIPLEEEIHFNDICHKIAKPKAPITDVAVIIKSLGEEVPQGYTCVDTTPTGLSAELNNGSLMGPQIFLCYKRGRDKPPLTDLGVLYEWKERLKQGCHIIQTTPSGRPANISSPSSQRIYVTYRRAPDSMSQTSLAVTDICIIIPSKGETPPHTFCKVDKNLNSSMWGSSVYLCYKKSVAKTNTIAYKAGLICRYPEEDYESFPLPESVPLFCLPMGATIECWPAQTKYPLPVFSTFVLTGSSGEKVYGAAIHFYEPHAQENLSDKQRSQLGLISATDRKPIVSKTIHTNKCICLLSHWPFFDAFRKFLTFLYRYSISGPHVLPIERHVSHFMHKVPFPSPQRPRILVQLSPHDNLILSQPVSSPLPLSGGRFTTLLQNLGPENAITLLVFAVTEHKILIHSLRPAVVTSVTEALVSMIFPFHWPCPYIPLCPLALADVLSAPCPFIVGVDSRYFDLYDPPPDVSCVDLDTNTISHPEDKRALTWKILPKKACKNLMNLLNNIYQELAESQQRPREDGLMELTMSDYDFNSGKSLQTLEMEIQEAFLRFMALILKGYRSYLRPITQAPSEKATDASSLFDLQGFLKSRDRSHQKFYSLMTKTQMFIRFIEECSFVSDKDASLAFFDDCVDKLFSTEHSTDKGIKVDLDKLEEMRLIELDESQRSEHTVFITPPELPALPDGEEHPLQYSYNGFPVLILELFDRPDGLLKTPATRLTSKQSSPTSPAPMFRRTKQEIKSAHKIAKKYSSIPQMWSKCLLRHCYGLWFICLPAYVKVCHSKIRALRTAYDVLRKMQVKKLEPPDEVCYRVLMQLCGQYGQPVLAVRVLFEMKKAGVHPNAITYGYYNKAVLESTWPSSTRGGYFLWMKLRNVLLGVVQFRRALKKPPSHPPQTPVSDGSDLDAVSHGSLDSSNDINTAEQASFSTDLIKVDSTDDRSSTASCGYGSLVEHMYHMEKIPYPTQWISSEIRHPSVLQGGQSDLGYNSLSKEEVRRGDAATQDGPVEKEDKKESDSSSLSESESVKGSGDSVPQFDCQEAACGFNPTGGIVRVSCPFEAVSESGDTSNDHVAGLMFTTCLEEIGYVQNNSLRKRHKSAVEGSVKEPMSWGDRNRNLSGDTILGLQMNKGGGVETDTRKMAEKLGADIKILANTFQKTMRPNTLDIGNGTHRSKTIKRDSPEKDSSDEDAAFEADKIDSPGIFNLEDLDDELASAGKSVKAAARKPRRVERSSSSSSFTARPVETGFDPLSLFAAQTEQQIEEEEEVRSLSTPSARRELAEEIEMYMNNMSSPLVSRAPSVDLQGSTNDDPTCIQGPSVEEKNSRRSSLPPSSPRAMGLPRSRTYHARTDSKLRDRLWSSPSFSSNSPQRELPPDPEGAVALMSPSSFNLDTLLTPTFDVLKSSMFSAGKGVAEKASKWYSKFATYSTSSKDLNYDRSSISSGGLIDPESSSLMDDDVYSEYEGAASPQGNNIAYVTKGMGQSQTSHDSASKQPHHTGSVLTTGSSFPLPDKSELDSSRYTSNTSIFQNYAMEVLISSCSRCKTCDCLVYDEEIMAGWTADDSNLNTTCPFCGSPFLPFLNIEIRDLRGPGRYFLKYGPSVEEGASTACCTAPNMEIRNSVISPADSDMAMSPKITVQECPDPDSRRACCGCAPAKPIEIPSERKWGVSDSGCAGHPMARSATTFCPLEEDDAHRRNTHSVPTGSLPSRFSDVADLLSFEWRLHNPDPVTVPYLSPLVLWKELESLLENEGDHVITVADFVDHHPIVFWNLVWYFRRLDLPSNLPGLILSSDHCNRGSKVPRNWLSEDSKHVLIQILWDNLKLHQDPGQPFYILWNTHSVKYPMVDAVQKGEEPFSEEFLQSVVKSIQMNDVYRPMSQILEILGKQLGMKRQRSLYREILFLSLVALGKDNIDIDAFDREYKMAYDRLTPSQVKFTHNCDRPPSTGVMECRKTFGEPYL from the exons ATGATGGAAGACAAAGGCTTTCGTGTTGCCGATTACTTTGTGGTGGCGGGTTTGACTGATTCATCCATACCACTCGAGGAGGAAATCCACTTCAATGACATCTGCCACAAGATCGCCAAACCCAAAGCCCCGATCACAGACGTGGCCGTCATCATTAAATCGCTAGGAGAGGAGGTGCCACAAGGCTACACGTGTGTGGACACGACCCCAACAGGACTGTCAGCAGAGCTCAACAATGGCAGCCTCATGGGACCCCAGATCTTCCTGTGCTACAAGAGAGGCAGGGATAAACCACCTCTCACTGATCTTGG GGTTTTGTACGAATGGAAGGAAAGACTCAAGCAGGGCTGTCATATTATTCAAACCACTCCTTCTGGCCGCCCTGCTAATATCAGCAGCCCCTCCTCACAGAGGATATATGTTACTTACCGGCGGGCCCCAGACAGCATGTCTCAGACTTCCCTGGCCGTGACAGACATATGTATAATCATTCCAAGTAAAGGAGAGACCCCACCACACACCTTCTGCAAGGTGGACAAAAATCTCAATAGTAGCATG TGGGGCTCGTCTGTGTACCTTTGTTACAAGAAGTCCGTGGCAAAGACCAATACCATAGCATATAAAGCTG GTTTAATTTGCAGGTATCCAGAAGAAGACTATGAATCATTCCCTTTACCTGAATCGGTGCCTCTTTTCTGCCTGCCCATGGGTGCAACGATCGAATGCTGGCCTGCCCAAACCAAATACCCGCTCCCCGTTTTCTCTACATTCGTATTGACAGGGTCTTCTGGAGAAAAG GTGTACGGCGCTGCAATCCATTTCTACGAGCCCCACGCGCAGGAGAACCTCAGTGACAAACAACGCTCCCAACTGGGGCTGATCAGTGCCACCGATCGCAAACCCATTGTCTCCAAAACCATTCACACCAATAAGTGCATATGTCTGCTCTCCCACTGGCCTTTCTTTGATGCCTTTAGGAAGTTTCTGACATTCCTGTACCGATACTCGATCTCCGGCCCTCATGTACTACCCATTGAGAG ACATGTATCCCATTTCATGCACAAAGTTCCTTTTCCATCGCCTCAAAGGCCGAGAATCTTGGTGCAG CTGTCGCCACATGATAACTTGATACTGAGCCAGCCTGTGTCATCGCCATTGCCACTTAG TGGTGGCAGGTTTACTACCCTGCTACAGAATCTTGGTCCTGAGAATGCGATCACGCTGCTGGTGTTTGCAGTCACAGAACACAAGATCCTGATCCACTCGCTCAGGCCAGCCGTGGTCACAAGCGTGACGGAGGCCTTGGTCTCT atgattttccctttccactgGCCCTGCCCGTATATTCCTCTTTGTCCTTTGGCATTAGCAGATGTGCTGAGTGCCCCTTGCCCATTCATAGTGGGGGTCGATTCGAGATACTTTGACCTGTATGATCCGCCGCCAGACGTCAGCTGTGTTGATCTGGACACTAACACGATATCACA TCCTGAAGATAAGAGAGCTTTGACGTGGAAGATTCTGCCAAAGAAGGCTTGCAAAAATCTGATGAATTTGTTGAATAACATTTACCAGGAACTAGCAGAGT CACAACAGAGACCAAGAGAAGATGGGTTGATGGAGTTAACCATGAGTGACTATGATTTTAACTCTGGGAAGAGTCTGCAAACCCTGGAAATGGAGATTCAGGAGGCATTCTTGCGCTTCATGGCGTTGATACTGAAGGGATACCGGTCATACCTTCGTCCCATTACCCAGGCCCCCTCTGAGAAGGCAACTGATGCGAGCTCTCTGTTCGACTTGCAAG GCTTCCTGAAGAGTCGGGATCGCTCTCACCAGAAGTTTTACTCTCTGATGACCAAGACACAGATGTTTATTCGGTTTATTGAAGAGTGTTCCTTCGTCAGCGACAAGGATGCAAGTCTGGCATTTTTCGATGATTGTGTAGATAAA CTGTTCAGCACAGAGCACAGTACTGATAAAGGAATAAAG GTGGACCTGGACAAGCTGGAGGAGATGCGTCTGATTGAGCTGGATGAGTCCCAGCGCAGTGAGCACACCGTGTTCATCACCCCCCCTGAGCTGCCTGCGCTGCCTGACGGAGAGGAGCACCCTCTGCAGTACAG CTACAATGGCTTTCCAGTGCTGATCCTGGAGCTGTTTGATCGTCCGGATGGTTTGCTGAAGACCCCGGCTACCAGACTGACCTCGAAGCAGAGCTCTcccactagccctgcacccatgTTCAGGAGGACTAAACAG gaaatcaAGTCAGCCCACAAAATTGCAAAAAAGTACTCCTCCATACCACAGATGTGGTCCAAGTGTCTCTTGCGGCATTGCTATGGCTTGTGGTTCATCTGTCTGCCTGCGTACGTCAAAGTGTGTCATTCGAAGATCAGGGCTCTGAGAACGGCATACGATGTGTTGAGAAAAATGCAAGTCAAGAAACTTGAGCCTCCTGACGAG GTGTGTTACCGTGTTCTGATGCAGTTGTGTGGACAGTATGGTCAGCCAGTTTTAGCAGTTCGGGTTCTTTTTGAAATGAAGAAGGCTGGAGTTCACCCCAATGCTATTACATATGGCTATTATAACAAG GCTGTTTTAGAAAGCACCTGGCCTTCCAGCACTAGGGGCGGCTACTTTCTCTGGATGAAACTGAGAAATGTCCTTCTAGGAGTTGTGCAGTTCAGAAGAGCCTTGAAGAAACCCCCGTCACACCCCCCCCAGACCCCTGTCTCAG ATGGCAGTGACTTGGATGCTGTTAGTCACGGCAGCTTGGATAGCTCTAACGACATTAACACAGCGGAACAGGCTTCGTTCAGCACTGATTTAATCAAAGTAGATTCTACTGATGATAGATCTAGCACAG CTAGCTGTGGGTATGGCAGTCTAGTAGAGCACATGTACCACATGGAGAAAATTCCATACCCCACACAGTGGATTAGTTCTGAAATCAGACACCCTAGTGTCCTTCAAG GTGGTCAGTCTGACCTCGGGTACAACTCTCTGTCGAAGGAGGAGGTGAGGCGTGGGGACGCTGCCACTCAAGATGGTCCAGTGGAGAAGGAGGACAAGAAGGAGAGCGACTCCAGCTCGC TTTCAGAAAGCGAGAGTGTAAAGGGGAGTGGGGACTCTGTGCCTCAGTTTGATTGTCAAGAAGCAGCCTGTGGATTTAACCCTACCGGGGGAATCGTCCGTGTCAGCTGCCCCTTTGAGGCAGTCAGCGAGTCCGGCGACACAAGCAATG ATCATGTTGCAGGACTTATGTTCACCACCTGTTTAGAGGAGATTGGCTATGTTCAAAACAACAGCCTTCGGAAGAGACACAAGAGTGCCGTGGAAGGGAGTGTGAAGGAGCCGATGAGCTGGGGAGACCGGAACCGCAACCTCAGCGGAGACACAATCCTGGGGCTGCAGATGAACAAAGGGGGGGGTGTGGAGACTGACACCAGGAAGATGGCTGAGAAACTGGGAGCCGACATCAAGATCCTTGCAAACACTTTCCAGAAGACCATGAGACCGAACACTCTGGACATTGGAAACGGCACCCACAGGTCAAAAACTATAAAGCGAGACAGCCCGGAGAAGGACTCCAGTGACGAAGACGCGGCTTTCGAAGCTGATAAAATAGACTCACCCGGCATCTTCAACCTAGAGGACCTTGACGACGAGCTGGCCAGCGCTGGGAAGTCTGTGAAAGCAGCGGCTCGGAAGCCACGCAGGGTGGAGaggtccagcagcagcagcagctttacAGCCAGGCCGGTCGAGACAGGCTTCGACCCTCTCTCCCTGTTCGCAGCCCAGACAGAGCAGCAgattgaggaggaggaggaagtgaGGAGCCTCTCCACCCCCTCCGCACGGAGAGAGCTGGCAGAGGAGATTGAAATGTACATGAACAACATGAGCAGCCCCCTGGTCAGCCGCGCCCCCAGCGTGGACCTGCAGGGTTCGACGAACGATGACCCCACCTGTATCCAGGGCCCCTCTGTGGAGGAAAAGAATTCCAGGAGATCCAGCCTTCCCCCAAGTTCCCCCAGAGCTATGGGGCTTCCACGCTCCAGGACCTATCACGCCAGGACAGACAGCAAGCTAAGAGACAGGCTGTGGTCGTCTCCCTCCTTCTCATCAAACAGCCCGCAGAGGGAGCTGCCTCCAGACCCCGAGGGAGCTGTGGCGCTGATGTCCCCGTCGTCTTTTAATCTGGACACCTTACTAACACCCACCTTTGATGTGCTCAAGAGCAGCATGTTTTCAGCTGGGAAAGGAGTAGCAGAAAAAGCCAGCAAATGGTATTCCAAATTTGCTACCTACTCCACATCTTCTAAG GATCTGAATTACGACAGATCTAGCATATCGTCTGGTGGGTTGATAGATCCTGAGTCCTCTTCATTGATGGATGACGATGTCTACAGTGAATATGAAGGGGCAGCGTCCCCTCAAGGAAACAACATTGCGTATGTGACCAAGGGGATGGGACAGAGCCAGACATCTCACGACAGCGCTTCAAAGCAGCCACATCACACGG GTAGTGTACTGACCACAGGATCCAGCTTCCCATTGCCTGACAAGTCGGAACTGGATTCGTCTCGTTACACCAGCAACACCAGTATATTTCAAAATTACGCCATGGAG GTCCTCATTTCAAGCTGCTCGCGCTGTAAGACCTGCGACTGTCTGGTCTATGACGAGGAGATCATGGCGGGATGGACTGCAGACGACTCAAACCTCAACACCACCTGTCCCTTCTGCGGGAGTCCCTTCCTGCCCTTCCTCAACATTGAGATCCGTGACCTCCGAGGTCCCGGCAG gtactTTTTGAAGTACGGCCCATCTGTGGAGGAAGGCGCGTCCACAGCCTGCTGTACGGCTCCTAACATGGAGATCAGGAATTCTGTCATCTCCCCTGCTGACTCAGACATGGCCATGTCTCCTAAAATCACAGTACAGGAATGCCCAGATCCCGACAG taGACGCGCTTGCTGTGGGTGCGCCCCTGCTAAGCCCATAGAGATTCCCTCGGAGAGGAAGTGGGGTGTCAGTGATTCAGGCTGTGCGGGGCACCCCATGGCTCGGAGCGCCACCACCTTCTGTCCACTGGAGGAGGACGATGCCCACCGAAGAAACACCCACAGTGTACCCACAGGGAGCCTGCCCTCCAGGTTCAGTGATGTTGCA GACCTTCTGAGCTTTGAATGGAGGCTACACAACCCAGACCCGGTCACGGTTCCCTATCTCAGTCCTCTCGTACTGTGGAAGGAACTGGAAAGCTTACTGGAAAACGAAGGGGATCATGTGATAACGGTGGCAGACTTCGTGGACCATCATCCCATTGTGTTCTGGAATCTGGTGTGGTATTTCAGACGACTTGATCTGCCCAGCAATTTGCCAGGCTTAATACTGTCCTCTGATCATTGCAACAGAGGGTCAAAG GTTCCTCGAAACTGGTTGTCAGAAGATAGCAAACATGTTTTAATCCAGATTCTGTGGGACAATCTTAAACTACACCAGGATCCAGGACAGCCATTCTATATCCTGTGGAACACACACA GTGTGAAATACCCCATGGTAGACGCTGTTCAAAAGGGAGAGGAGCCCTTCAGTGAAGAGTTCTTGCAGAGCGTGGTGAAGAGCATTCAGATGAACGACGTCTATCGGCCCATGAGTCAAATCTTAGAGATTCTGGGCAAACAACTGGGCATGAAAAGACAGAG AAGCTTATACAGAGAAATCCTGTTCCTTTCTCTGGTTGCCCTTGGAAAAGACAACATTGATATTG atgcATTTGATCGAGAGTACAAGATGGCCTATGATCGTCTGACTCCCAGCCAGGTGAAGTTTACACATAACTGTGATCGTCCTCCCAGTACTGGAGTCATGGAGTGCCGTAAGACCTTCGGAGAACCGTATCTGTAA